A region of Polyangiaceae bacterium DNA encodes the following proteins:
- a CDS encoding TetR/AcrR family transcriptional regulator produces the protein MLAKARRRLPAPERRRQIAEAALDILASRGVRGLTSREIAARVGVQDGSLFRHFASKEAIAAAAIDAFEALMAETFPEPSAEPMEALSQLFARRFELARRRPELFRLALSDRLADVAGQEGAARVRGVVERSVGFVREQLTRAQRDGLVRDDVPVEVLVWSFTGVLHGTAGVSRPASALGRAPRIGAQKAWQALERLLGAAPRPIGTRAHVPRKSPR, from the coding sequence TTGCTAGCTAAAGCCCGCCGCCGCCTGCCCGCCCCCGAGCGCCGCCGCCAGATCGCGGAGGCCGCGCTGGACATCCTCGCCTCGCGCGGGGTCAGGGGGCTGACCTCGCGGGAGATCGCCGCTCGGGTCGGCGTGCAGGACGGCTCGCTGTTCCGGCACTTCGCCAGCAAGGAGGCCATCGCCGCCGCCGCCATCGACGCCTTCGAGGCGCTGATGGCGGAGACCTTCCCCGAGCCCAGCGCCGAGCCCATGGAGGCGCTTTCGCAGCTGTTCGCGCGGCGCTTCGAGCTGGCGCGCCGGCGTCCGGAGCTGTTCCGGTTGGCGCTGAGCGATCGGCTGGCGGACGTGGCGGGCCAGGAGGGAGCGGCGCGGGTACGCGGCGTGGTCGAGCGATCCGTCGGCTTCGTCCGCGAGCAGCTGACCCGCGCCCAGCGCGACGGGCTGGTGCGCGACGACGTGCCCGTCGAGGTGTTGGTCTGGAGCTTCACCGGCGTGCTGCACGGCACTGCCGGCGTGAGCCGGCCCGCGAGCGCGCTCGGGCGGGCCCCTCGCATCGGGGCCCAGAAGGCGTGGCAAGCGCTCGAGCGCTTGCTGGGCGCCGCACCAAGACCGATCGGAACCAGAGCCCATGTCCCAAGAAAGAGCCCCCGCTAG
- a CDS encoding cytochrome P450, translated as MGTLLPPGPKLPTAVQTLIWIRRPIEFMRFCRARYGDTYAMRIAGTGTVVLLSDPESIKRVFTGDPSDLCAGEVNAVLEPIVGQNSVLLLDGARHLRHRRLLLPPFHGERMRLYAAQMQEATQRSLERWPRGEPFSLRPHTQDITLDVILRTVFGVDQRDEVGELRLRLERLLSIADSPLSVLAMIPSLRRDLPLTPWRRFVRDREAADREIFAVIARRRRAGTGGRDDVLGMLLEAVDVDGERLSDVELRDELMTLLVAGHETTATALCWAFERLLGTPRVLERLQREIDDVTGGRLEPEHLGRMPYLDATIAEVLRVRPVIPMVGRRLHAPLTLERYQIPTGWVVSPSIYLTHMNPAVYDDPEELRPERFLEKRPDPYAWLPFGGGIRRCLGAAFAHYEMKVVMATILSRTELELAQRPPVPTVRRAITFSPREGTLVRARPRG; from the coding sequence GTGGGGACGCTCCTTCCGCCGGGACCGAAGCTGCCGACGGCGGTGCAGACGCTGATCTGGATCCGGCGGCCCATCGAGTTCATGCGCTTCTGCCGGGCGCGCTACGGCGACACCTACGCCATGCGCATCGCCGGCACGGGCACCGTGGTGCTGCTGAGCGATCCGGAGAGCATCAAGCGTGTCTTCACCGGCGACCCGAGCGACCTCTGCGCGGGTGAGGTCAACGCCGTGCTCGAGCCCATCGTGGGCCAAAACTCGGTGCTCTTGCTGGACGGGGCGCGTCACCTGCGCCACCGGCGCTTGCTCCTGCCGCCGTTCCACGGCGAGCGCATGCGGCTCTACGCGGCCCAGATGCAGGAGGCCACCCAGCGCAGCCTGGAGCGCTGGCCGCGGGGCGAGCCCTTCTCGCTCCGGCCCCACACCCAGGACATCACTCTCGACGTCATCCTGCGCACCGTCTTCGGCGTGGACCAACGCGACGAGGTCGGCGAGCTCCGCCTGCGGCTCGAGCGGCTGCTCTCGATCGCCGACTCGCCGCTCTCGGTTTTGGCCATGATCCCGAGCTTGCGCCGCGATCTGCCGCTGACGCCCTGGCGGCGCTTCGTGCGCGATCGCGAGGCAGCGGACCGGGAGATCTTCGCGGTCATCGCCCGGCGCCGGCGCGCCGGAACCGGCGGGCGGGACGACGTCCTCGGCATGCTGCTCGAAGCCGTGGACGTGGACGGCGAGCGCCTGAGCGACGTCGAGCTCCGAGACGAGCTGATGACCTTGCTGGTGGCCGGGCACGAGACCACGGCCACGGCCCTGTGCTGGGCGTTCGAGCGCCTGCTCGGGACGCCGCGCGTGCTCGAGCGCCTGCAACGCGAGATCGACGACGTGACCGGCGGCCGGCTCGAGCCCGAGCACCTGGGGCGGATGCCTTATCTCGACGCCACCATCGCCGAGGTGCTGCGCGTGCGGCCCGTGATCCCCATGGTGGGCCGGCGCCTGCACGCGCCGCTCACTCTCGAGCGCTACCAGATCCCGACGGGTTGGGTCGTGTCGCCGTCGATCTACCTGACCCACATGAACCCTGCCGTGTACGACGATCCGGAGGAGCTCCGGCCCGAGCGCTTCCTGGAAAAACGCCCCGACCCCTATGCGTGGCTGCCGTTCGGCGGCGGGATCCGGCGCTGTCTCGGCGCCGCTTTCGCTCACTACGAGATGAAGGTCGTGATGGCGACCATCCTGTCGCGCACCGAGCTCGAGCTCGCGCAGCGCCCGCCCGTGCCGACGGTGCGGCGTGCCATCACCTTCTCGCCCCGCGAGGGCACGCTGGTGCGCGCGCGGCCCAGGGGCTAA
- a CDS encoding cytochrome c — protein MKSAIVLLTALPLLGLSCETKHAESHAHDEPAATAAKSALPPPANPVQAEMRALHEATRDWVTAVAQNELASIPPGISKVHSARMVTEKALEKGEYKPPKAGSDLEAFKREDEAFHDELVKLLQASKRNDLPGATKQLGTVLEGCTSCHQKYRF, from the coding sequence ATGAAATCAGCCATCGTCCTGCTCACCGCACTGCCCCTGCTCGGCCTGTCGTGCGAGACCAAACACGCCGAATCGCACGCGCACGACGAGCCCGCGGCTACGGCCGCGAAGAGCGCGCTGCCCCCGCCCGCGAACCCCGTGCAAGCGGAGATGCGCGCGCTGCACGAGGCCACCCGCGACTGGGTCACGGCCGTTGCGCAGAACGAGCTCGCCAGCATTCCCCCCGGCATCTCCAAGGTCCACTCCGCCCGAATGGTCACCGAGAAGGCGCTCGAGAAGGGCGAGTACAAACCCCCGAAGGCCGGCTCCGATCTCGAAGCTTTCAAGCGAGAGGACGAGGCGTTCCACGACGAGCTGGTGAAGCTCCTCCAGGCCTCGAAGCGGAACGATCTCCCCGGCGCCACGAAGCAGCTCGGCACCGTGCTCGAGGGCTGCACGAGCTGCCACCAGAAGTACCGCTTCTGA